TTAATAATGAGGGATATACGGTTGAGCGTGCGATTCACGGCCCTGAGCAACGGTATAACGATATTGCGCTTTGGGACTGGAATCGCCTGCCGGAAGCCTTCGCCCCTGATGTTCCTTCCCGCTGTTGGCGAGTCGCGCGTATGCAGGAACTGGAGGAGGCGATGGCCAGCAGCGTTACCTCGGACAGGCTGATGCTGGTGGAGGTGATGCTGCCAAAAATGGATATCCCTGATTTTCTGCGCGCTGTCACTCAAGCTCTGGAGGAGCGAAACAGCCGCGTTTAATCGCCGCGCTTCCTGGCGATCATTAGCGGTTTTCCGGCTAACATTAGCCAGGCCGGTAGCATAACGATACACAGCAGTGGCAACAGGGTAGAGTCCGGGACCACAACTGCGGCCATAAACAGGCTCAACCAGCCATCCCGAGTGACAACCAGCGTTAGCCCGAGAATGGCGCAGGAGATGGTTATGGCTGCCGGGACGGCGGGAACGTGCGCATGCAGCATCAGCCCAAGCGCTACGCCGACGAATACCGCCGGGAAAATTCTCCCGCCGCGAAAGCCGCTGGCGGCGGCCAGCACCAGCGCCGCCAGCTTCACCAGTGCAATAAGCATGTAATCGTTAGCGGTCAGGGTGAGGCTAAGCGCCAGTTGCTGCATCTCATCCAGACCTTTAAACAGCGTAACATGCCCGCCGATGATGCCCAGTACCCCTAATAAAAAGCCGCCAATCCCCAAGGTTAATATCGGGTTTTTCAGGCTTTGCATCAGCGTATGCAGGCGCGGCAGGCACCAAACGGCAACCATACCGACGGCAATCGCGATAAGTGACACGATGGCACCGCTAATAATATCCACAAAGCGCAATTCAGGAAGATACGGAAGCGGTAGCGAAAATTGGGGATGAAAAAACAGGCTGGTGGTCAGTGAACCGGCAGCTGCCGCAAGCAGCGGTGCGAATAGCCGATCCCACAATGGGACATCGTTGCTGCTATTGAGCGTTTGCGAAAAGATGAGCGCAGCCGCAACCGGAGTACCGAATAGCGCGCCAATGGTGCCTGAGGCGGCAAGAATCGTCCAGTCCAGGGCGCTGACTCGCGGGAATAACCGGGTACCAAGTGCGGCTGCCAGGGCAATATTCATTACCATAATGGGATACTCAGGCCCAAGACTAACGCCGCCAGCCAGACCTAAGATCAGTGCGGTGAGCAGGCCCGGCAGCGCGCTGATGCTGACAGGTGCGCCAATTAATGACTCTGTCGCAGGATCTGGCCCGGCGTGACCCGGGCTAAAGCGTACCACCAGGCCGACGGCGATACCGGTGCAGGTAAGAAGAGCGATAGTCCAGACCGGACCGCTGGCATTAATGCCAAAACTCGCTGGCAGGCGGATCCAAAGGATATTTTGCAAAATAGCTGCAACTTTCATCGCCACAATCAATACGAGGCTGGATGCGATACCAATGATGATCGCGGGTATCGATAATAACAGCATCGTTCTGGCGCGTGGGTGCAGCATGAATAGTATCCTTTTAAGTATCCTGGAGCACTACATTGCCTGGGCGCTTTATGGGCGTCGATGCAAATGATGCTGAAACGATCAAGTAAAGATGCAGCCTGACAATTGTAAGATATTCGATTCACAATTTTTCATGAATTACAGTACAACTGTGACGCAGATCGCTAAACCAGGGGTGCTTATGCGTTGGTCGTTGTTGTTAAGGCGTCATGAATTTACAGTGTGCCAAAAGAACCATTTTGACTTTAGCGGAGCCGTAACGGAATGACAAAATTTGCTTTAGTAGGGGACGTTGGCGGAACGAATGCTCGTCTGGCGTTATGTGATATTGCAAGCGGGGAAATCTCCCGTGCCAAGACCTATTCCGGGCTCGATTATCCAAGTCTTGAGGCCGTTGTTCAGGTCTATCTGGAGGAGCATGACGTCAAGGTGGAAGACGGCTGTATTGCCATTGCTTGCCCAATTACCGGCGACTGGGTGGCGATGACTAACCATACCTGGGCGTTTTCTATTGCCGAGATGAAAAAGAATCTGGGCTTCTCTCATCTGGAAATCATTAATGATTTCACAGCCGTATCGATGGCGATTCCGATGCTGAAAGCTGAGCATCTGATTCAGTTCGGCGGTGCGCAACCGGTGGAAGGCAAGCCAATTGCCGTCTATGGCGCAGGTACCGGTCTGGGCGTTGCTCACCTGGTGCATGTTGATAAGCGTTGGGTGAGCCTACCGGGTGAGGGCGGCCATGTTGACTTCGCACCGAACAGCGAAGAAGAGGGCATTATTCTGGAAGAACTGCGTACCGAGCTGGGGCATGTCTCCGCCGAGCGTGTGCTGTCAGGGCCGGGGCTGGTGAATCTTTACCGGGCGATTGTGAAGTCCGATGGGCGTCTGCCGGAAAACCTACAGCCTAAAGACGTAACTGAACGTGCGTTGGCCGATACTTGCATCGATTGTCGTCGCGCGCTGTCGCTATTTTGCGTCATCATGGGCCGCTTTGGCGGTAACCTGGCGCTAACTTTGGGGACTTTTGGCGGCGTGTATATCGCCGGTGGCATTGTTCCGCGCTTCCTCGACTTCTTTAAAGCCTCCGGTTTTCGCGGTGGATTTGAAGATAAAGGCCGTTTTAAAGCCTTTGTGCAGGATATCCCGGTATATCTGATTGTCCATGACAACCCTGGGCTGCTGGGTTCCGGTGCGCACCTGCGTCAGACTCTCGGTCAGGTTCTCTAAACCCGCCTCTTACCCGGATAAATCGTTTATCCGGGTCATCTCTACAGATGCATTAGCTGGCGAAACTCTTTGACCTTGCTGCGGCTCACCGGGACCTGAAACTCCAGGTCGCGAAGCCGCAGAATATAGGTATTGTTGAACCAGGGTTCAATTTCGCGAATTTTATTCAGATTCACGCAATATGAACGATGGCAGCGGAAGAAGTGTGCTGGCGGCAGCTTGTTACAGAACTCCGTGATATTCATCGGCATCACGAACGACTCCCGACGGGTATAAACGAACGTCATCTTTTCATGCGCTTCGGCGTAGTAGATATCATGGATGCTGGTCACGATGATGCGTTCATCTTTAATTAAATTGATCGTGTCGTTTTCCCGCGTTGGGTTGGATACCGCCCCCGTACCGGTGCTGACTTGCTGCTGTTGCCAGGCGCTGGTCAGCTTTTGCAGCATGTTAATAATGCGCGATTCCTGGTACGGTTTCAGGATGTAATCAAATGCCTCCAGCTCAAAAGCTTCTACTGCATGTTCTTTCCACGCAGTGATAAAGACAATAAAGGGTTTGTGCACAAACTGGCTGATATTTTGCGCCAGCAGAACACCATCCAAAGAGGGGATGTTGATATCAAGAAAAATGGCGTCAACTTTGTTGTGCTGTAAAAACTTCAGCACGTCCAGCCCATCATCAAAGGTACCGACAATCTCCATCTGACTGTGGGTGTTAATCAGCCAGGTGAGCTCTTGTTGCGCCAGGAATTCATCTTCAACAATGATGACTTTCATCTTATTTCCACTCATGATAACAGCGACTCCGTCGCCGCCTGGGGCGCATGTTGGGTTGGTATGTAGAAGGCAATTTCGGTGCCCGGCGTCAGGTGTCTAATGTGCAGGCCTTCGCCATACAGTAGCTTCACCCGATGATGAACATTCAGTAAACCGATTTTATTTCCCGGCATTTCATCAGCTTCCACTCTGGCGACTACCGCAGGGTCGATACCATTACCTGTATCCCGAACGCTAATTCGTACCCGATTTCCGCACTCATTAATACCGATGGTGACCACGCCTTTTCCTTTGCACGGTTGGATCCCATGGACGATGGCATTCTCTACCAGCGGTTGGATCAACAGGCTGGGGATCATGAAGCTCACTTCATCATCAATATCATAAATCACCGTTAGCTTATCGCCGAAGCGCGCCTGTTCAATGGCGATGTAATCCTTGATTTGGTAGAGCTCTTTTTTGATATCAATCTGCTCGTCATCTTTTAATTCAATGTTATAGCGTAAATAGCGCGACAAATTAAAAATCAGTTGCCGCGCGGTGTCCGGATTCATGCGAATTGATGATGAAATGGCGTTCAGGGCGTTAAAGAGAAAGTGAGGATTGATTTTGCTTTGTAGCGCACGAAGCTCGGCTTTGTTTGCCATCTCGCGAAGCTGTTCGGCGCGGGAAACCTCCAACTGGGTGGAGATAATCTGCGACAAGCCAATCGCCATTTCCTGCAGCGAAGAGGTGATTCGGTGCGCGTGGCAGTAATAGATTTTTAGCGTGCCGGTAACCACACCTTTCTCCGATAGCGGGATCACCAGCATGGAGTGAATTTCCGGCGTTCGATGAGCTTCATCATTATTTTTAATGATGATTTTTCCATAGCGGATCGCCTGTTGCGTTGTTGGGCTAATAAAGTCGTCGTTATCACGATAGTTGATTTCTCCCACGCCGACATAAGCCATCACGTGCTGGGTATTGGTAATCGCGACGGCATCGGCATTGATATCGCGGCGGATGATATCGCATACCTGGCGCAGAGATTCACTGTTTACGTGGCGAAACAGCGGTAGCGTTTTGTTGGCGATATCGAGCGCCAGTTTTGCCTGACGAGCGGCGCTGGCTTCTTTCTCACCCTCAACGCTTTGCACCAACAGGACGATAAAACCGATACAGACGCTGCCGAGGATCATCGGGATCCCAATTTTGGAGACAATGTCCATTCCTAGCGAGAGAGAAGGGGCCCACACCACGACGAGGATCATGGTCAGCGTTTCGCACAGCATCCCGGCAAGAATCCCGGCTTTCCAGCGTTGCGTTTTAGGAATTTTTCGACTGATAAAACCGGAGAGCAGGCCGGCGACAATGCTGGTGATGAAACAGGGGATGGCGGTGACGCCATCGATATCGATGAGATAGCGATGCACGCCAGCAATCACGCCCACGATCGCTCCGACCCAGGGGCCAAATAAGATACCGCCGGACATGACTGCGATGATACGCACGTTGACCAGCGATCCCTCTACCGGCACGCCGGACCAGGTACTGAACAAGGCAAACAGGGAAAAAATCGCGGTAACGGCCAGCAGTTCTTTTGGTGTATGCGCGGATTTATGCAGAAGTTCGCGAAACAGGCGCAGACGGATAAGGAAAAAAAGGCAAATCAACATTAATGCCGCGCGGTCAAAAACTGCCAGCAGCATCGTGAATATTTCGTGCATGTGTACGCCGTGTTAATCGCGAGAAAGGAATATGATAGAAAACCTTGCAGCAGAAGGCTAGCCAAAGGCAAGAATAGGGAAAGGTCACACAAATAAAAGGGGATTGATGGCGAATCCTGGAGATTCAATCATCTCCACTTATTGTAGATAAATGAAGTAAATTAAAAGATATCAACCTGTTAATTTTTATTGGTGAACTCACGTAGTCAGACATGATTTGTGCCGCATTTAGTGGCGCTGATACCCGTTTTATTCACCAGCAATTATTTTTTATCTTCCCTCTCGACAACATGAATTTTTTCGGGTTATTTTCTAAGCGTGCCGCAACTGCGGCAGCGTCGCTCGGACGGTCCGGGCGCTAACGTTAATCTGAGGAATCTATGGCTGAATTCAGTCCTGAACGCCGTTTCACGCGTATCGATCGTCTCCCTCCGTATGTTTTTAATATCACTGCTGAACTGAAGATGGCTGCGCGCCGCCGTGGTGAAGACATTATTGATTTCAGCATGGGTAACCCCGATGGTGCGACCCCGCCGCATATCGTTGAGAAATTATGCACCGTTGCCCAGCGCCCTGATACGCATGGTTATTCCACTTCTCGTGGGATTCCTCGTCTTCGCCGTGCTATTTCACGTTGGTATCAGGAGCGTTATAACGTTGATATCGATCCTGAATCGGAAGCGATTGTCACTATTGGGTCGAAAGAGGGGCTGGCACATTTGATGCTGGCGACACTTGATCATGGCGATACCGTACTGGTACCGAATCCCAGCTACCCAATTCACATTTATGGCGCGGTGATTGCCGGAGCCCAAGTACGTTCAGTGCCGCTGGTGGAAGGTGTGGATTTCTTCAACGAGCTTGAGCGTGCCATTCGGGAAAGCTATCCGAAGCCGAAAATGATGGTCCTTGGCTTTCCGTCTAATCCGACTGCACAGTGCGTCGAGTTGGAGTTTTTTGAGAAAGTGGTCGCGCTGGCGAAGCGCTATGATGTTTTGGTCGTGCACGATTTGGCCTACGCCGACATTGTTTACGATGGCTGGAAAGCGCCATCTATCATGCAAGTTCCCGGTGCGCGCGATGTTGCCGTCGAATTCTTTACGCTGTCCAAGAGCTACAATATGGCAGGCTGGCGCATTGGTTTTATGGTGGGTAATAAAACGCTGGTTAATGCGTTGGCGCGTATTAAAAGCTATCACGATTACGGGACGTTCACCCCTCTGCAGGTGGCGGCTATTGCTGCACTGGAGGGCGATCAGCAATGTGTGCGTGATATTGCCGAGCAGTATAAGCGCCGTCGCGATGTGCTGGTGAAAGGGTTGCATGAGGCGGGTTGGATGGTGGAGTGTCCGAAGGCGTCGATGTATGTGTGGGCTAAAATCCCGGAGCAGTACGCGGCGATGGGCTCGCTGGAGTTCGCCAAAAAAATGCTACAGGATGCCAAAGTCTGCGTTTCGCCGGGTATTGGCTTTGGTGATTATGGTGATACGCATGTACGGTTTGCTTTAATTGAAAACCGCGATCGCATTCGCCAGGCCATACGCGGCATCAAATCGATGTTCCGTGCAGACGGCTTACTCCCTGCCTCGACGAAGCTAACGAGCGAAAACCATGAGTAAAAAAGCGGGAGCCAGTTGGCTCCCGCTTTTTTAACACCGTTATGGCTAGATCATCAGGGCGAAAGTACCGGCCCAAACGATGACCATAAAAGAAATGCCCATTAAAAAGTATTTCACGACTCATCACTCCGCGCGCTCTGCGAGACGCCTAAATGAATTTAATTTTCATGGCCTGCTTTAACTATCGCCAACAGCTGCTGGCGTTAGTTGTCAATTCTGTGCTCTAACTGCTCCAGATGGCGCTAATGTACGCCTAAAAAAAGAGAGAGACAAGAGCCATTTTTTTATTAATTTTTAGTTACTTACGAGTGTCGTTATTCGGCGACACATTAATTTCACTTGGTATTAAATTCTATTCTGGCGACGGCAGCTAATGACCAATTCCGTACCAGCGTTGCTGCTTGATTTTGAGATTCTTTCAGTTCCAGGTAACTTTGGGGACTCGCACCACGTTTTAGATAAACGGTATTTTTTTAAAGGATTGCTTAAGGTGATAAAGTGCCTGCTGCCCTATGGCAAAAAGTGAAAGAACGGTGAGCTGGTGAAACTTCTGGTGACCTGCTTGAGTAGTCATGTTGAATGTTGCAAAGCTCATAAGAAGGTGTGCACTCGTCACCATGTTGGATGTTTGCAACATGGTAACGACAGCGCTTTATATAGCAGCCAGGTTTTATAAAGAAAAAATCAAATTATCGAATGCTAATGTCCATTAAAAGATGATTTCATAATCACACTGATGAGTGTCGTCCAGGTTGATGTGAAGTCAGTTATAACTGATTTTAATAATATTTTTAGAGTTCAGTTATGAAGTGAGGTTTGGGTGCGTGATTTATTTTATGGTTATCTTAAGCATCGCTTCATCGAGAAGATTTTGCGATGCTGATTTTGATTTTAATATACAGATAAAATGATTTTGTTGTCATTTAAAAAGAGTACCTGAAGTTGGGCTGTCCGTATCTATGTAGTTTGAAATCATCCCCTCGGCACTGAGTTTCTCCATTATCATACTGAATGTTTTACTTTTGACGTTCTCCGTGGCATTCAGAATGTTAGTACTGAATGCTGGGTTGGAACGAATGATATAATTGATGAATTCAAGTAAAAGCTTGTTCTGTGGGATAAATGAATTATCGTGAATTATCTTATCCTCAAAAATATTTAATGGTTTTTCTGAGAATTCCAGGGGGCGGCTGCTGATTGTATGCTCGTAAATTTTTTCAATGGCCTGATTGGTGATATACAGCTTATTCAACGAGATTGTCGGCTTCTCATCCTCATCAGGAGTAAAGTGGCAAAAGACGACATTCCTTGCTGGAGAGATAATGCTTATTCTTTGTTCTGAAAGGGTATTCTCTGGATTCTCCAGTATCTCCATTAAATTTCTGGAATGGCTGTACCACAGGCCTGACACGGAAACTTTGAGTTTGAACTGTGTCACAGGAGAGCCGTATTGGGTCTCCAGATTGGGCTCACTTTCATTGAGCGTCAGGATAGTGTTTATTTTTGAATGCTGCGACCAGGATCTTTCGCTTCTGCTCACTTCATCAATATTTGAGGCATTATAAAAATAGGGCTTATTACCGCCCATGTCATGCCTAATTGCACTTTTTAATGTCCCATGTGTTTTACCTAACTTAAGACAAAGATTGATGGCTCCAATATCATGCCAGTGAAGCAAATCTTCTAGTTCACAGTTTAATAATTTTTGTGCACGCGAAATTGAACAGTATTCCAGCGGCGGAAGGTTGTTTAACTTCCATATGTTTCGTTCTTTTTTATTCATGATGGTATTGTTTTGTGAGAATAATGTTGAATTAACTTAAATGTGTTTTGATGAACCTTTCTCATCTTTTGTGATGTTAACTTCATATTAGCGAATTCATTAAAGGCTAACGTTAATCTTGTTTCCCATTGAGTCTAACATGAATGTTATTTATGACGCGCATTCTACCAGCTATTTTATAGCGGTTAAATATGTCTATGATAAAAAACTTCGCTGATATGATAAGTTTAAATTATTATTTGTTGTGTGAATTTATTTGGTTTTAATCATCTGTTCTGTGTATTCAATCCAGTCATCATTGGTAGAAAGGATTTCAGTATGGTGCATTGTCAGGCGTGAAGATGGAGTAATAGGGGCGGGTAAAATGTTAACTTTGCTTGATAAGCACGAGCAACCGTTCAATGGTAAATCGGGCGATACGAGTGAATATATTGAAACGAAAGGGAGGAGGTGCTGGAAAGTGTCCCCTGCAGGAATCGAACCTGCAACTAGCCCTTAGGAGGGGCTCGTTATATCCATTTAACTAAGGGGACGAGGCGCCGGGATTATAGCGTTTTTTTCCTTGCAGGTTAAGCAGGTATGGTCTGACTGCTCAAACTGTCGCCACTTAATGCCCTTTTTTTGCTTTAGCTCGGGATTTTTTCTCGTGGGCCATGTCGTTACGGATCTGCGCATGGCTAAGTAAGGCAAAAATAAAGGTCCCGCCGCAAATGTTGCCGGCAAGAGTCGGTAAAGCAAAGGGCCAGATGAATTCTTGCCACGGTAGCGTCCCGTTGAACACCAGATAGAATATTTCGACGCTGCCGACTACAATGTGAGTCGTATCCGCGAGTGCAATGAGCCAGGTCATCAGGATAATGACCACAATCTTTGCAGAGCCTGCAGCAGGAAACATCCACACCATTGTAGCGACCAGCCAGCCGGAAATAATCGCATTAGCGAACATCTCCGTGGGTGTGTTGCTCATTACTTTTAAACTGATGCTCTGGAAGGCCTCAAGCGTGGGTTTATCAAAAACCGGCATGATATCAAACGCCCATGCCGCAATCGCGGTGCCAATTAAATTACCTATCAGCACTACGCCCCAAAGGCGCAACAAAAGGCCAATATTGCTCAGCGTGGGCTTATGCATTATGGGCAATACAGCGGTAACGGTGTTTTCGGTAAATAGCTGTTGGCGCGCGAGGATGACAATAACAAAACCAAAAGTGTAGCCCAGGTTTTCCAGCAAAAAACCACCGGGAATTTCATCAAGATGCACATGAAAGATGCCTTTTGCTACCAGCGAAGCTCCCATCGAAAGGCCAGCGGCAATGGCTGACCACAGCAGCGCCATGGCATCGCGCTCTAGTTCTTTCTCCCCTTCCTGACGAATCTCTTCATGGGTCGCCATCGCTTGTGAAGGTAATCTCTCTTCATCAACCTCAATTTTCTCACCTTGTTGTTTTTCATCACTTTCTACTTCGATCTCTTCACTGTCATGGTGAGTTTGCGGATTCATCAGTTTTCCCCTGCTATTGACCTTAATTATAAGCGTAGAGATGTTTGAACTATCCGTATCTGGATAACCTCCTAAATTCTTCACAATGACAAGATTAGCAATACGGACATTGCAAAATGTGTATAGAATCGTGGAGCAACAATTATGCCAAAGAAGGCTATGCTGAAAGCAGGCACATGCTTATGGGCGATATCTTAATGGAGGCAGCTGTCCCCGGATAACCCCCAGCGATAGCTAAAATTAACAGGGAGACACCTATGAATTTTCGCCTGTCGGCGCTTGCGCTTGGCGCCACATTGCTGGTGGGATGCGCCAGTTCTAGTTCTGGCGATCAACCGCAGGGGCGTTCAGATCCGCTTGAAGGCTTTAACCGCACGATGTTCAACTTCAACTTCAATGTCGTTGATCCTTATGTTCTTCGCCCTGTAGCAGTGGCGTGGCGTGATTATGTGCCGCAGCCTGCGCGCAATGGGTTGAGTAACTTTACCAGCAACCTTGAAGAACCGGCGGTAATGGTCAACTCCTTCCTGAAGGGCGATCCCTACAAAGGAATGGTGCACTTTACCCGTTTCTTCCTGAACACCCTTCTTGGGATGGGTGGCCTGATTGATGTGGCTGGAATGGCGAATCCGAAACTGCAGCGCGTTGAAGCGAGTCGCTTCGGCAGCACCCTTGGTCACTATGGCGTTGGCTATGGCCCGTATGTGCAATTGCCTTTCTATGGCAGCTTTACGATTCGTGACGAAGGTGGTGATATGGCGGACGGACTCTATCCGGTCCTCTCCTGGCTGACATGGCCGATGTCTATCGGTAAATGGATGGTTGAAGGGGTTGAGACTCGTGCACAGCTGCTGGATTCAGACGGTCTGCTCCGTCAGTCTTCCGATCCGTACATCTTAATGCGTGAAGCCTATTTTCAGCGTCATGACTTTATCGCCAACGGCGGTAAACTCACTCCGAATGAGAACCCGAACGCGCAGGCGATTGAGGGCGATCTTAAGGATATCGATTCGCAGTAATCTATTTCTGGAAATAAAAAAAAGGGTGAACATGATGTTCACCCTTTTTTATCCCTTCAGATTATCAGAAGCGGTAGTTGAAGTTCGCGCCGTACAGCCACGCTTTGCCTTCAGAGCGGAAGGTGTAAGGACCTTCTTTGATTTCTACATGCTGACCGTGCATATAGGAAACGCCCACGTCAACTGATGCATCTTTATTAAAGGCATAGGTGGTTCCCGCGCTCAGCCACAGACGATCCTGATCCGGAATGGAAATTGAACGGGTTGTCGCAGGTACCGGGCTATCATCAAAGGCGATACCGGTACGGAATGTCCAGTTATCGTCATAGTAGTAGGTGGTACCCAGGGCAAGACGATAGGAATCCTTAAAGCTCTCATCCTTGTAGAACAGCGTTTGTCCGTCAGAGCCGGTGGCTTTCAGCTCCTGAAACTGACTCCAACTGGTATAAGCGATGCTATAGTGAACGGCCCATTTAGGTGCGACACGGTTATAACCGGACAATTCCCACATTTCTGGCAGGTTCAGTGTCAGAGAGCCAGGAATTGTCGAGCCGCCTGTTGGGTAAGGAAAGCCCGGAACCGCCGTGTTCATGTTGCTACGATAATCACCGTCAAAATCGATTTTGATTTCAGAGCGGTAGGTCAGGCCGTAGCGGTTGTTTTTGTCTACTTCATACAGAATACCTGCGTTCCAGCCAAATCCCCACTCATCACCCTTCAAGCGAGCAATCTGTTGATCCGCTGGGATCGCTGCAAGCTGCTGTGCTTTGGCAATAGCAGCAGGTCGCGCAGACGCGGGTAAATTAGGTACCTGCTGCATAATCTGACCCGCAGCGAGCATACCGGCATCGCCTGCATAACGCTCAATTTTCGCCTTGGCGTAGACCGCATCAAAGCCAAGACCAAAACTCCAGTTATCATTCAGGCGATAAGCACCACTCAGGTTCAGATTGACGGTTGTCAGATCTGTTTTACCACCCATGGTCCCGGCGGCGTAGTCAGTACTGTATTCCGTTGCTAGCCCGTAGTTGGAGGTAATTGAAGCCCCCCAGCCGAATTTATCGTTAATCGGGGCGACATAATGTAAATTTGGCACCCAAGCTGTAGGGGCAATATTGTCAGCATCCAGACTTTTGCCAGATGGCGACTTGCCCGAAATATTCACATCAGGATCAACAAATACCGCACCCGCCGACATTGACGGACGATCGAACATCATAATTAACGCCGGGTTACGGCTGGCGTTTCCCGCGTCATCAGCAATAGCACCTTCACCGGAATAGGCGCGACCAAGGCCTGATGAAGAGAATTCATTTAGCTGAAAGCCTGCTGACCAGGCCTGTGTTGAAACAAGTGCTACAGCCACTGCAAGGGCAGATTGGGTAAAGCGGGTTTTCTGGCTCATGCCCATAACCTCATTGAGTTATTTTTATTTAAACAATGTTACATGCCGTAACAGAAGCGCGAAGTGTAGGGTCTGCTTTACGACAGAGAAATCAGACCAGTGCGCTGAGTATAGGTCTGACCAGATGATATGTTGCAAGTTTGTTTATAAGTTTTTTCAATTGTGATACGAAAAACGCGATCCAGCTGGCAAATTTGCTGTTGTACCTCATATTCGAAATGGGCAATTTTTGTTTTGGATCATTTTTAAGTGTGATTTCGCTCACTTATCTCATTTGTCACCATTAACGGCTGGAGGAGGTTATTCGCCGGGCGTAAAATAAACAGATTATTTATCTGGCACCTTGGGTGCATATACAGAGGAAATCTACAATGAGTAAATGCAGTGCTGATGAAACCCCGGTTTGCTGCTGTATGGATGTTGGTACCATCATGGACAACACCGATTGCACCGCCTCATACAGCCGCGTGTTCGCAAGCCGTGCCGAAGCAGAACAAACACTCGCCGCATTAAGCGAAAGAGCGCGTAGTGTTGAATCCG
This Klebsiella sp. RHBSTW-00484 DNA region includes the following protein-coding sequences:
- a CDS encoding YfcZ/YiiS family protein; amino-acid sequence: MSKCSADETPVCCCMDVGTIMDNTDCTASYSRVFASRAEAEQTLAALSERARSVESEPCKITPTFTEVDGGVQLDIDFVFCCEAETLIFQLGLR
- the fadL gene encoding long-chain fatty acid transporter FadL — encoded protein: MSQKTRFTQSALAVAVALVSTQAWSAGFQLNEFSSSGLGRAYSGEGAIADDAGNASRNPALIMMFDRPSMSAGAVFVDPDVNISGKSPSGKSLDADNIAPTAWVPNLHYVAPINDKFGWGASITSNYGLATEYSTDYAAGTMGGKTDLTTVNLNLSGAYRLNDNWSFGLGFDAVYAKAKIERYAGDAGMLAAGQIMQQVPNLPASARPAAIAKAQQLAAIPADQQIARLKGDEWGFGWNAGILYEVDKNNRYGLTYRSEIKIDFDGDYRSNMNTAVPGFPYPTGGSTIPGSLTLNLPEMWELSGYNRVAPKWAVHYSIAYTSWSQFQELKATGSDGQTLFYKDESFKDSYRLALGTTYYYDDNWTFRTGIAFDDSPVPATTRSISIPDQDRLWLSAGTTYAFNKDASVDVGVSYMHGQHVEIKEGPYTFRSEGKAWLYGANFNYRF